One genomic segment of Heliomicrobium undosum includes these proteins:
- a CDS encoding DUF4928 family protein: MNDLMQRLEAYRVEQKITSKGKLAVVLFVSRLAREKGLPLDANELITDKGQVHGLGKAVVQKILADYGITRVLAKEGGRTSRGSMDTIRRYVKFLNDLHQENLADTEAIEAWWIQQVPKYVSVETVPPLVLKYDAGKSLRSMIRDLLEQAEKRQRDHPGSVYASAVLQHLIATTVKLALPNAEIAQSFSIADEQPGRSGDLLIGHVSLHVSTSPSEALIRTCKAELDSGKRPIIITVSRQAPVAEALAEYMGLEERIDIWDVEQFISANLHEINQFEPSRYNASLNNFVTEYNNMVLGYETDIRIRFKNR, from the coding sequence ATGAACGATTTGATGCAGCGACTGGAAGCGTACAGGGTAGAACAAAAGATCACTTCCAAAGGGAAACTCGCTGTTGTGTTGTTTGTATCCAGACTAGCCAGGGAAAAAGGGCTTCCCCTTGATGCGAACGAGCTGATCACGGACAAGGGTCAGGTGCATGGTTTAGGCAAGGCGGTTGTCCAGAAGATCCTGGCCGATTACGGGATCACGCGCGTCCTGGCGAAAGAAGGCGGTCGAACGAGCCGCGGCAGCATGGATACGATACGACGGTATGTGAAGTTTCTAAATGATTTGCATCAGGAGAACCTTGCCGATACGGAGGCGATCGAAGCCTGGTGGATTCAGCAAGTACCGAAATATGTCTCCGTTGAAACGGTTCCCCCCTTGGTATTGAAATATGATGCGGGAAAATCCCTGCGCTCAATGATCCGGGACTTGCTGGAGCAAGCGGAAAAGCGACAACGAGACCATCCCGGATCGGTCTATGCCAGCGCCGTCCTCCAACATCTGATTGCAACGACCGTCAAGCTCGCCCTTCCGAATGCTGAGATTGCCCAGTCTTTCTCCATTGCCGATGAGCAACCAGGCCGAAGCGGCGACCTTCTCATCGGTCATGTGTCACTCCACGTCTCCACATCCCCCAGCGAGGCGTTGATCCGAACATGCAAGGCTGAATTGGATTCGGGAAAAAGGCCGATCATTATCACGGTTTCCCGGCAAGCCCCCGTGGCCGAAGCGTTGGCGGAGTACATGGGTTTGGAAGAGCGAATTGACATCTGGGATGTCGAGCAGTTTATTTCAGCGAATTTGCACGAAATCAATCAATTTGAACCATCTCGATATAATGCATCTTTGAACAACTTCGTTACCGAGTACAACAACATGGTTCTCGGGTACGAGACAGATATCCGTATCCGTTTTAAAAACCGTTAA
- a CDS encoding 4Fe-4S dicluster domain-containing protein, with product MLKAFPKDKLTAVLDTLAKQATLWVPSVVASVSRFAPYGPDREVQLGANTVMSPKEALFPATEKIYEYSAYGIDGEFTPVDPSVGPQILFGLRSCDMQGILCLDDVFLTRGYVDDYYAKKREEATLVTLGCVTPGPDCFCYAMGVNPAEHEASDAQLFDLGDAYGIVARTAKGEALVSALAAAGLLVESNKAPLPTGDFVLKVDAEGITEKLQHMFDHPLWDAFSRKCLNCGACAYICPTCHCFDISDKKRNAHCGVKIKCWDTCMYAEYALMAGGHNPRPSKKERVRQRFMHKLRYFPERYGKLQCTGCGRCIAKCPVNLEITDVIQQVREAKIDG from the coding sequence TTGTTGAAAGCCTTTCCCAAAGACAAACTGACGGCGGTACTGGACACCCTGGCGAAGCAAGCCACCCTCTGGGTCCCCTCGGTCGTCGCCAGCGTCTCCCGCTTCGCGCCCTACGGCCCCGACCGGGAGGTCCAACTCGGCGCCAACACTGTCATGAGCCCCAAGGAAGCTCTCTTTCCGGCGACGGAAAAGATCTATGAATACAGCGCCTACGGCATCGACGGCGAGTTCACGCCTGTCGACCCGTCGGTGGGCCCCCAGATCCTCTTCGGTCTGCGCTCCTGTGACATGCAGGGCATCCTCTGCCTCGACGATGTCTTCCTGACCCGCGGCTATGTGGACGACTACTACGCCAAGAAGCGGGAGGAGGCCACCCTGGTCACCCTGGGTTGCGTCACCCCCGGCCCGGACTGCTTCTGCTATGCCATGGGCGTCAACCCGGCCGAGCATGAAGCCTCGGACGCCCAGCTTTTCGACCTGGGCGACGCCTACGGCATCGTGGCCCGGACGGCCAAAGGGGAGGCGCTGGTGAGCGCCCTGGCAGCCGCCGGCCTGCTCGTCGAATCGAACAAAGCCCCCCTGCCGACAGGCGACTTCGTCCTGAAGGTCGACGCCGAGGGCATCACCGAGAAGCTGCAACACATGTTCGACCATCCCCTCTGGGACGCCTTCAGCCGCAAGTGCCTCAACTGCGGCGCCTGCGCCTATATCTGCCCCACCTGCCACTGCTTCGACATCTCTGACAAGAAGCGCAACGCCCACTGCGGCGTCAAAATCAAGTGCTGGGACACCTGCATGTACGCCGAGTACGCCTTGATGGCCGGCGGCCACAACCCGCGCCCCTCGAAAAAGGAGCGCGTCCGCCAGCGCTTCATGCATAAACTCCGCTACTTCCCCGAACGTTACGGCAAACTCCAATGCACCGGTTGCGGGCGCTGCATCGCCAAATGCCCCGTCAACCTGGAGATCACCGACGTGATCCAGCAGGTGAGGGAGGCGAAGATCGATGGCTAA
- a CDS encoding hydrogenase iron-sulfur subunit — MSAVDEKKVNAAGQPDPNWEPNIVGFACNWCTYAGADLAGLSRMQYPPNVKLVRVPCSGRANPQFVLRAFQKGADGVLVAGCHPGDCHYATGNYFTRRRFLLFQRLLEFSGIDPRRFQARWISGAEAPKFRDVVTQMAEEVKALGPNRKLREEV; from the coding sequence GTGTCAGCGGTAGATGAGAAAAAAGTGAACGCGGCGGGGCAACCCGATCCCAATTGGGAGCCCAACATCGTCGGCTTCGCCTGCAACTGGTGCACCTACGCCGGCGCCGACCTGGCCGGCCTCTCGCGGATGCAATACCCCCCGAACGTGAAACTTGTCCGGGTCCCCTGCTCGGGCCGGGCCAACCCCCAGTTCGTGCTGCGGGCCTTTCAAAAAGGCGCTGACGGCGTCCTCGTGGCCGGCTGCCATCCTGGCGACTGCCACTACGCCACCGGCAACTACTTCACCCGCCGCCGCTTCCTGCTCTTCCAGCGACTCCTCGAATTCTCCGGCATCGACCCGCGCCGCTTCCAGGCCCGCTGGATCTCGGGGGCGGAAGCGCCCAAGTTCCGCGACGTGGTCACCCAGATGGCGGAAGAGGTGAAGGCCCTCGGGCCGAACCGGAAGCTGAGGGAGGAGGTATGA
- a CDS encoding McrB family protein → MKPLLDIIHSELTDDWSEKNKQAFLSLFGANGGRYPDKARKSVEVRAPGFNKGSTGVPFSGLIHPSNPDSGAYGGMSFVLFPVEDAPCLVALVVGTQGLSPDEEVLSRPGHGRKVAAICRWLNRSVGKGQMVAWAKQEPVRTDLDVPEGIRRMFPAYRSVFDRYGKVIYGFYAPTTEHQETERALKAFLDLFFSERGQYPLKAAEAEAERIRGDYFAHLMPDAAEEEVRQLLAERRFVILQGPPGTGKTRMALRLKEEAYDGRGMTVQFHANTTYEQFVGGLAPVESDGAIGLQFAPRKGFLMEAAETAQGAFANGEKPFLLHIDEINRADLAKVLGEAIYLLEAQAETPRRLSLPYDFGAPFGRELSLPENLHILGTMNSADRSIAIVDVAVRRRFAFVKLWPQYRVVESQSGPLMKKAFIDLLSIFVEYASDDALALVPGHSYFLEADDQRAAQKLRTNLAPLLEEYLAQGYVAGFEEAIRSYLQWVESL, encoded by the coding sequence ATGAAACCACTATTGGACATCATCCACAGCGAGCTGACCGATGATTGGAGCGAAAAAAACAAGCAAGCCTTTCTGTCCCTCTTTGGCGCCAACGGCGGCCGCTACCCGGACAAAGCGAGAAAGTCAGTGGAAGTCCGCGCGCCCGGTTTCAACAAGGGCTCGACCGGCGTGCCTTTTTCCGGCCTTATTCATCCATCCAATCCTGATTCCGGCGCGTACGGCGGGATGAGTTTTGTCCTCTTCCCGGTGGAAGACGCGCCTTGCCTGGTGGCACTCGTGGTAGGCACGCAGGGATTAAGCCCCGATGAAGAGGTGCTGTCCCGGCCCGGTCACGGGCGCAAGGTGGCGGCCATCTGCCGCTGGCTCAACCGCTCGGTCGGCAAGGGGCAGATGGTGGCCTGGGCCAAGCAGGAGCCGGTCCGCACCGACTTGGACGTGCCCGAAGGCATCCGCAGGATGTTTCCGGCCTACCGGTCCGTCTTTGACCGCTACGGCAAGGTGATTTACGGTTTTTATGCGCCGACGACAGAGCATCAGGAAACGGAAAGGGCGCTCAAGGCCTTTTTGGATCTCTTTTTCTCCGAACGAGGGCAGTATCCCTTAAAGGCGGCGGAAGCCGAGGCGGAGCGGATTCGCGGCGACTACTTTGCCCATCTCATGCCCGATGCCGCTGAGGAGGAAGTCCGGCAGTTGCTGGCCGAGCGCCGCTTTGTCATCCTCCAGGGACCGCCGGGAACAGGCAAGACGCGGATGGCCCTGCGCCTGAAAGAGGAGGCCTATGACGGACGCGGCATGACCGTCCAGTTTCACGCCAACACAACCTATGAACAATTCGTCGGCGGCCTCGCGCCGGTGGAGTCCGACGGAGCCATCGGCCTTCAGTTTGCGCCCCGGAAAGGTTTTCTCATGGAGGCGGCGGAGACGGCCCAGGGGGCCTTCGCGAACGGGGAAAAGCCGTTCCTGTTGCATATCGATGAGATCAACCGGGCCGATTTGGCCAAAGTCCTCGGTGAGGCGATTTATCTGCTGGAAGCGCAAGCGGAGACGCCGCGCCGGCTCTCTCTCCCCTACGATTTCGGCGCGCCTTTTGGCCGGGAACTGTCGCTCCCCGAGAATCTACATATCCTCGGCACGATGAACAGCGCCGACCGGAGCATCGCCATCGTCGATGTGGCCGTGCGCCGGCGCTTCGCCTTTGTGAAGCTCTGGCCGCAGTACCGCGTCGTCGAGAGCCAGTCCGGTCCGCTGATGAAAAAAGCCTTCATCGATCTCCTGTCCATCTTCGTCGAGTACGCCAGTGACGACGCCTTGGCCCTCGTGCCCGGTCACTCCTATTTTCTTGAAGCGGATGATCAGCGGGCGGCGCAAAAACTGCGCACCAACCTGGCGCCGCTGTTGGAGGAGTATCTGGCCCAGGGCTATGTGGCCGGTTTTGAAGAGGCCATCCGTTCCTATCTACAATGGGTGGAGAGCCTATGA
- a CDS encoding 4Fe-4S dicluster domain-containing protein — MREINAKLTQEMGDLARDLLASGEVKGVFGWTKGSRWYLTPPVFITKPEEADQLCYDEFAVNNLTGLLLDFRDSQDKIAIFVKGCDSRGIVRLVQDNQLKRENVLVIGVPCPGMGDKGAVTDHRQAQELPLLAKCLECRYPNPVLADRTIGGVTVTTEPSAAPSGATAEAAKGRGVGSKQADRFAQVEAIEKMSPDERSAFWQAQNEKCIRCYACRNICPACNCRECIFDSDKKNWVNKAATPTDNAFFGITRAMHVAGRCVECGECERVCPMDIPIMAMNRKLIGDLNELFGPYDAGVKPEEKPPLGAFKLDDPEEFM, encoded by the coding sequence ATGCGCGAAATTAACGCGAAACTGACCCAGGAGATGGGCGACCTCGCCCGGGACCTGCTCGCCTCCGGCGAAGTGAAGGGTGTCTTCGGCTGGACCAAGGGCAGCCGCTGGTACCTGACCCCGCCGGTCTTCATCACGAAGCCGGAAGAAGCCGACCAGCTCTGTTATGACGAATTCGCCGTCAACAACCTGACGGGCCTGCTCTTGGATTTTCGCGACAGCCAGGACAAGATCGCCATCTTCGTCAAGGGCTGTGACAGCCGCGGCATCGTCCGCCTCGTCCAGGACAACCAATTAAAGCGCGAAAACGTCCTCGTCATCGGAGTCCCCTGCCCGGGGATGGGCGACAAAGGCGCGGTCACCGACCACCGCCAGGCGCAGGAACTGCCCCTCCTGGCCAAGTGCCTCGAATGCCGCTACCCGAACCCGGTCCTGGCTGACCGGACCATCGGCGGGGTCACCGTCACGACCGAGCCCAGCGCCGCGCCCTCCGGCGCGACCGCTGAGGCCGCGAAAGGGCGCGGCGTCGGCAGCAAACAGGCGGACCGCTTCGCCCAGGTGGAGGCCATCGAGAAGATGAGCCCCGACGAGCGCTCCGCCTTCTGGCAAGCCCAAAACGAAAAGTGCATCCGCTGCTACGCCTGCCGCAACATCTGCCCGGCCTGCAACTGCCGCGAGTGCATCTTCGATTCCGATAAAAAGAACTGGGTCAACAAGGCGGCCACGCCGACGGACAACGCCTTTTTCGGCATCACCCGGGCCATGCACGTCGCCGGCCGCTGTGTCGAATGCGGCGAGTGTGAGCGCGTCTGCCCCATGGACATCCCGATCATGGCCATGAACCGCAAGCTGATCGGCGACCTGAACGAACTCTTCGGCCCCTATGACGCCGGCGTCAAGCCGGAGGAAAAGCCGCCGCTGGGCGCCTTCAAGCTCGATGACCCGGAAGAGTTTATGTAA
- a CDS encoding DGQHR domain-containing protein → MKEYITSVFKYRQNNQEYLSCVLPFDVINKISKVLVYGEDIYGYQRKLNRRHYSNIKKKILEDNLLLPTSIILSANSDYIYSLLIEDGYKWKLAIRTDEKEFRIVDGQHRIKGLEEAAKIKTELNDFLLNVIVLVTEPNKRDVEVDVFRDINSFAKRIKTDLTLLANYNYELINQKEIENISEHISVKTAFYLNEKTTNSVWHKAIQFDFNNDLSSSGIIGVRAFVESINIIAEGFVKREDYIHLEEKDILINFAEIKAEELANFINKAWDIVRQKWGNCFKEAINEDMFEYSKTFYDQGYYLQKTTGVNAIHKILHDLIIELGYGDATVERFSKIISCSKVRSDDWQVGSIFSGLTSNQGFNKARDIILNRSVGR, encoded by the coding sequence ATGAAAGAATATATTACTTCAGTATTCAAATACAGACAAAATAATCAAGAGTACTTAAGCTGTGTTTTACCATTTGATGTTATTAATAAAATTAGTAAAGTTTTGGTATACGGAGAAGATATTTATGGATATCAAAGAAAACTAAATCGACGGCATTATAGTAACATAAAGAAAAAAATTTTAGAGGACAACCTTCTTCTACCCACTTCTATTATACTTAGTGCAAATAGCGATTATATTTATAGTCTATTAATAGAAGATGGATACAAATGGAAACTTGCAATACGTACTGATGAAAAAGAGTTTCGTATAGTAGATGGTCAGCATAGAATTAAAGGCCTTGAAGAAGCTGCTAAGATTAAAACTGAATTAAATGATTTTTTATTAAACGTAATAGTTTTAGTAACTGAGCCTAATAAAAGGGATGTAGAAGTAGATGTTTTTAGAGATATAAATTCTTTTGCAAAACGCATTAAAACAGACCTAACCTTATTAGCGAATTACAATTATGAATTAATTAATCAAAAAGAAATTGAAAATATATCAGAACATATATCTGTAAAAACAGCGTTTTACCTTAACGAAAAAACTACTAATTCTGTATGGCACAAAGCTATTCAATTTGATTTTAATAATGACTTGAGTTCATCAGGAATTATTGGAGTACGCGCTTTTGTCGAATCTATAAATATTATTGCTGAGGGGTTTGTAAAGAGGGAAGACTATATACATCTTGAAGAAAAAGACATATTAATAAACTTTGCTGAAATAAAGGCTGAAGAGTTAGCAAATTTTATAAATAAAGCATGGGATATTGTTAGGCAAAAATGGGGAAATTGTTTCAAAGAAGCTATTAATGAAGATATGTTTGAGTATTCAAAAACGTTCTACGACCAAGGATACTATTTGCAAAAAACAACGGGTGTTAATGCAATACATAAAATATTGCATGATTTAATTATTGAACTTGGTTATGGAGATGCTACTGTAGAACGTTTTTCGAAAATAATATCTTGCTCAAAAGTTAGATCAGATGATTGGCAAGTAGGGTCAATTTTTAGTGGCTTAACGTCAAATCAAGGTTTTAATAAAGCAAGAGATATAATTCTTAATAGAAGTGTTGGTAGATAG
- a CDS encoding 5-methylcytosine restriction system specificity protein McrC → MSRTGARAGKSPLRPVEAGDKVCFAVDDSSAVRLPADFLLRGGAPRDPQPMTARLAHQFVRINQGLLRNFGISADVGYDGGEVELRLQTGSRVGAIPLLSPTSGKPDYGLVVQPRFDWPGIGPMLARMGWRVIPEPLRLPMLPRSDRKVPPWVLSTMVLFRIRAMLERLQRRFTIGEAELTAPRGTVDWGRYARTKVPTGRWLEVPCRFPDLRDDAALLGALHFTLRRQLASLESQRATGTVVLPLIALCQCLLDRVRHVPPRRPTDRDRLLWLRAPLQTEVFRDGLRAMEWTIDERGLAGLAEHTGLPWVMSMDAFFEAWCEYVVTELARYYGGRVRAGRLRETVTPLLWEPPFTGSQRFLMPDLVLERDDETIIIDAKYKSHWEELNQERWFDLETTVRERHRNDLLQVLAYTTSYTTKRVTACLLYPCRKATWDSLRQRGRLVHQAGLHAGVREVRLLLAAVPFDAEVDGVVGEIGRAVIQH, encoded by the coding sequence ATGAGCCGGACGGGCGCTCGGGCCGGCAAATCGCCCCTGCGGCCGGTGGAGGCCGGCGATAAGGTCTGTTTTGCCGTCGATGATTCGTCAGCAGTGCGGCTTCCCGCTGATTTTTTGCTGCGCGGGGGCGCGCCACGCGATCCGCAACCGATGACGGCGCGCCTGGCCCACCAGTTCGTGCGCATCAACCAGGGGCTGCTCCGCAACTTTGGCATCAGCGCCGATGTAGGCTACGATGGCGGGGAGGTGGAACTGCGCCTGCAAACGGGCAGCCGCGTGGGCGCGATCCCGCTGTTGTCGCCCACCAGCGGCAAGCCCGACTACGGCCTGGTGGTGCAGCCCCGCTTTGACTGGCCCGGCATCGGTCCCATGCTGGCCCGGATGGGCTGGCGCGTCATTCCCGAACCGCTGCGCCTGCCCATGCTTCCCCGCTCTGACCGGAAGGTGCCGCCGTGGGTGCTGTCGACGATGGTGCTCTTTCGCATTCGCGCCATGTTGGAACGGCTACAACGGCGGTTTACGATCGGCGAAGCGGAACTGACGGCGCCAAGGGGGACCGTCGACTGGGGGCGCTACGCCCGGACCAAAGTGCCCACCGGTCGATGGTTGGAGGTCCCTTGCCGCTTTCCGGACTTGCGCGATGATGCCGCGTTGTTGGGCGCCCTGCATTTTACCCTGCGCCGTCAACTGGCCAGCCTGGAGAGCCAGCGGGCCACGGGGACGGTGGTGCTTCCGCTGATCGCCCTCTGCCAGTGCCTGCTCGATCGGGTGCGTCATGTGCCGCCCCGCCGTCCGACCGACCGCGACCGGTTGCTCTGGCTGCGTGCACCCTTGCAGACCGAAGTCTTTCGCGACGGACTGCGGGCGATGGAGTGGACCATCGATGAACGGGGACTGGCCGGTCTCGCCGAACATACCGGTCTTCCCTGGGTGATGTCGATGGATGCCTTTTTTGAAGCCTGGTGCGAATATGTGGTGACGGAATTGGCGCGCTACTACGGGGGGCGGGTCCGTGCCGGCCGGCTACGGGAGACGGTGACACCGCTGCTCTGGGAACCGCCCTTTACCGGCTCGCAGCGCTTTTTGATGCCCGATCTGGTATTGGAGCGGGACGATGAGACAATCATCATTGACGCCAAGTACAAGAGCCACTGGGAAGAGTTGAACCAAGAACGCTGGTTTGACCTGGAGACCACCGTTCGGGAGCGCCACCGGAACGACTTGTTGCAGGTGCTTGCTTATACAACGTCTTATACAACGAAGCGAGTGACCGCCTGCCTGCTCTATCCCTGCCGGAAGGCGACGTGGGACTCGTTGCGGCAGCGAGGTCGACTCGTTCATCAGGCCGGGTTGCATGCAGGGGTTCGGGAGGTGCGGTTGTTGCTGGCGGCAGTGCCGTTTGATGCGGAGGTGGATGGGGTGGTTGGGGAGATTGGGAGGGCGGTTATACAACATTAG
- a CDS encoding 4Fe-4S binding protein: protein MKRIGVFVCHCGTNIANTVDCAKVAETAKDFPGVVFACDYKYMCAEPGQVMIQEAIREHNLDGYVVAACSPRMHEPTFRKCAERAGMNPYMVEQVNIREQCSWVHADKTKGTDKSIDITRMGVAKVAQNEPLFSTTIPVTKRALVIGAGIAGIQAAIDIADAGYPVTLLDREHSMGGKMAQVDKTFPTLDCSACILTPKMVEAAQHPNIEIVTYAEVQAVDGFVGNFDVTIRKKARYVDVDKCTGCGLCSEKCPKKVASEFEMNLGTRKAIYVPFPQAVPNKPVIDAKNCRFLVEGKCGVCKKVCPTGAVDFEQKDELIVERFGSIVVATGFEQFDISKYEEYGAGRIPDVITGLHLERLMNASGPTMGKIKRPSDGKVPEKIVFIKCVGSRDEAKGRSYCSRACCMYVAKHATLIKEKIPTSKSYIFYMDVRTAGKNYEEFYTRAQNEYDAQYVRGRVSKIFQVGDKLIVRGEDSLLGRPVEIEADLVVLAAGMDPQQDAKDLARTLGISYDQHGWFTEAHPKLRPVETHTAGIFLAGACQGPKDIPDSVAQASAAAVKAAGLLSKKELTAEAQTARCDEAYCSGCGLCVSICPYKAIELKRISERVHGGTRERQVSSVNQGLCQGCGACSVACPSSAMNLKGFSNDQILAEVDALCQR, encoded by the coding sequence GTGAAACGAATCGGGGTTTTCGTCTGTCATTGCGGCACCAACATCGCCAACACGGTTGACTGCGCCAAAGTCGCCGAAACCGCCAAAGATTTTCCCGGCGTCGTCTTCGCCTGCGACTACAAGTATATGTGCGCCGAACCGGGCCAGGTGATGATCCAGGAGGCCATCCGCGAACACAACCTGGACGGCTACGTCGTCGCCGCCTGCTCCCCGCGCATGCACGAGCCGACCTTCCGCAAGTGCGCCGAGCGGGCCGGCATGAACCCTTATATGGTGGAACAGGTCAACATCCGGGAGCAGTGCTCTTGGGTCCACGCCGACAAGACGAAGGGGACTGACAAGTCCATCGACATTACCCGCATGGGCGTCGCCAAGGTGGCCCAAAACGAGCCCCTCTTTTCGACGACCATCCCCGTGACCAAGCGGGCCCTCGTCATCGGCGCCGGCATCGCCGGCATCCAAGCGGCCATCGACATCGCCGACGCCGGCTACCCGGTGACCCTGTTAGACCGGGAGCACTCCATGGGCGGCAAAATGGCCCAGGTCGACAAGACCTTCCCGACCCTCGACTGCTCGGCCTGCATCCTGACGCCGAAGATGGTCGAGGCGGCCCAGCACCCCAACATCGAGATCGTCACCTATGCCGAGGTGCAGGCCGTCGACGGCTTCGTCGGCAACTTCGATGTGACCATCCGCAAGAAGGCCCGCTATGTGGACGTGGACAAATGCACCGGCTGCGGCCTCTGCTCGGAAAAGTGCCCGAAAAAGGTCGCCTCGGAGTTTGAGATGAACCTGGGCACGCGCAAGGCCATCTATGTGCCCTTCCCCCAGGCGGTGCCGAACAAGCCCGTCATCGACGCGAAAAACTGCCGCTTCCTTGTAGAGGGCAAGTGCGGCGTCTGCAAAAAAGTCTGCCCCACCGGCGCCGTCGACTTTGAACAAAAAGACGAGCTCATCGTCGAGCGTTTCGGCTCTATCGTCGTCGCCACCGGTTTTGAACAGTTCGATATCTCCAAGTATGAGGAGTACGGCGCCGGCCGCATCCCCGACGTGATCACGGGCCTGCACTTAGAGCGCCTGATGAACGCCTCCGGCCCCACCATGGGCAAGATCAAGCGCCCCTCTGACGGCAAAGTTCCTGAAAAAATCGTCTTCATCAAGTGTGTCGGCTCCCGCGACGAGGCGAAGGGCCGCTCCTACTGCTCCCGGGCCTGTTGCATGTACGTGGCCAAGCACGCCACGCTGATCAAAGAGAAGATCCCGACGTCCAAGTCCTACATCTTCTATATGGATGTGCGCACGGCCGGCAAGAACTACGAAGAGTTCTACACCCGCGCCCAGAACGAGTATGACGCCCAGTACGTCCGGGGCCGCGTCTCGAAGATCTTCCAGGTCGGCGACAAATTGATCGTGCGCGGCGAAGACTCCCTGCTCGGCCGTCCCGTCGAAATCGAGGCCGACCTGGTCGTCCTGGCCGCCGGCATGGATCCGCAGCAGGACGCCAAAGACCTGGCCCGCACCCTCGGCATCTCCTATGACCAGCACGGCTGGTTCACGGAAGCCCATCCCAAGCTCCGCCCGGTGGAGACCCACACGGCCGGCATCTTCCTCGCCGGCGCTTGCCAGGGGCCGAAAGACATCCCCGACTCGGTCGCCCAAGCCTCGGCGGCAGCCGTCAAGGCGGCGGGCCTCCTCTCGAAAAAGGAACTGACGGCGGAAGCCCAGACGGCCCGCTGTGACGAAGCCTACTGCTCCGGCTGCGGCCTCTGCGTCTCCATCTGCCCCTACAAGGCGATTGAACTGAAGAGGATCAGCGAGCGGGTCCACGGCGGCACGCGCGAGCGCCAGGTCTCCAGCGTCAACCAGGGCCTCTGCCAGGGTTGCGGCGCTTGCTCCGTCGCCTGCCCCTCCAGCGCCATGAACCTCAAGGGCTTCAGCAACGACCAAATTCTCGCGGAGGTGGATGCCCTGTGTCAGCGGTAG
- a CDS encoding FAD/NAD(P)-binding protein — MANPTNNVNAANPQPVATLDDVKRINPLVPMKARVTRIIEETSDVKTFCVSTIGEDGQPVAPFRTGPGQLAMLSLAGVGEAMFSATDAPDHLQISIKKVGLLTEQLHEICEGQTVGIRGPYGNGFDMEAMKGKNVLFIGGGIGLAPVRSVVRYCVDHREDYGNLHLIYGARTYDDLVFKYDLFETWPKVPDFKVSVTVDKGDDNWKGNVGFVPAFIEQLHPSPENTVCILCGPPIMIKFTLGVLNKLGFKPENVITTLEMRMKCGIGKCGRCNIGSCFVCLDGPVFSLAQLKMLPNEY, encoded by the coding sequence ATGGCTAATCCGACGAATAACGTGAACGCCGCGAATCCCCAGCCTGTGGCGACATTGGACGATGTGAAACGCATCAACCCGCTGGTGCCCATGAAGGCGCGGGTGACCCGGATCATCGAAGAGACATCTGATGTGAAGACCTTCTGCGTCTCCACCATCGGCGAAGACGGCCAGCCGGTCGCGCCCTTTCGCACCGGGCCGGGCCAGCTGGCCATGCTCTCCCTGGCCGGTGTCGGCGAGGCCATGTTCTCAGCCACCGACGCGCCCGACCACCTGCAAATCTCCATAAAAAAAGTGGGCCTGCTCACGGAGCAACTCCACGAAATCTGCGAAGGCCAGACCGTCGGCATCCGGGGGCCTTACGGCAACGGTTTCGACATGGAAGCGATGAAAGGGAAGAACGTCCTCTTCATCGGCGGCGGCATCGGCCTCGCGCCCGTCCGCTCTGTCGTCCGCTACTGTGTGGACCACCGGGAGGACTACGGTAACCTGCACCTGATCTACGGCGCCCGCACCTATGACGACCTGGTCTTCAAATACGACCTCTTCGAGACCTGGCCGAAAGTGCCCGACTTCAAGGTCTCCGTCACCGTCGATAAGGGCGACGACAACTGGAAGGGGAACGTGGGCTTCGTCCCCGCCTTCATCGAGCAGTTGCACCCGAGCCCGGAGAACACGGTCTGCATCCTCTGTGGCCCGCCGATCATGATTAAATTCACCCTGGGCGTTCTCAACAAGCTGGGTTTCAAGCCGGAGAACGTCATCACCACCCTGGAAATGCGCATGAAGTGCGGCATCGGGAAGTGCGGGCGGTGCAACATCGGGAGTTGCTTTGTTTGTCTCGATGGGCCAGTGTTTAGTTTGGCGCAGTTGAAGATGCTGCCGAATGAGTATTAA